From Psychroflexus torquis ATCC 700755, the proteins below share one genomic window:
- the tnpA gene encoding IS200/IS605 family transposase, whose protein sequence is MTNSKYIHKSHNVSVLLYHFVFPAKYRRLVFDKKVDHTLIEVCLEIEKRYEIHSLEIGIDKDHAHFLLQSVPLKSPKSIVKMLKSSTVREIFQRHPEVKKIVWGGAFWSSGYFVNTVSKFGMESAISKYVRDQGMDKEYDVLHKKDQMRLF, encoded by the coding sequence ATGACCAATAGTAAATATATACACAAATCACATAATGTTTCAGTATTGTTGTACCATTTTGTTTTTCCTGCAAAGTATCGAAGGTTAGTTTTTGACAAAAAAGTGGATCACACCTTGATAGAGGTGTGTCTTGAAATTGAAAAACGCTATGAGATTCATTCTTTAGAGATAGGTATCGATAAGGATCACGCTCATTTTTTGTTGCAATCGGTTCCGCTGAAAAGTCCCAAGTCAATAGTGAAGATGTTGAAAAGTAGTACGGTCAGAGAGATATTTCAAAGGCATCCAGAAGTAAAGAAAATAGTATGGGGTGGAGCTTTTTGGTCTAGCGGTTATTTTGTGAACACTGTGAGTAAATTCGGGATGGAGAGTGCTATATCGAAATACGTTCGTGATCAGGGAATGGATAAGGAATATGATGTGCTACATAAAAAAGATCAGATGAGGTTGTTCTGA
- a CDS encoding LytR/AlgR family response regulator transcription factor — translation MKTLVIIEDEKPAARRLERIINDLGYEVQQKLHSVEESIDWFQHQPKVDLIFLDIQLSDGLSFEIFEKVKVEADIIFTTAYDEYALKAFKLNSIDYLLKPIDVEELSHALQKFEKRHIPKLIDPEALKNLMQEQTSTSSFKTRFSVKVGDHIKTYPIDEIACFYSEYKATSLVTFEGKSYVIDDSLNTLEQQLPTTDFFRINRSHFINYKAIQDLVSYSSSRIKVNLKGVKEPAIVSRERVSDFKKWIG, via the coding sequence ATGAAAACCCTTGTAATCATAGAAGACGAAAAACCTGCCGCTAGACGTTTAGAACGCATCATTAATGACTTGGGTTATGAGGTTCAGCAAAAGTTACATTCGGTCGAAGAGTCTATTGACTGGTTTCAACATCAACCTAAAGTGGATTTGATATTTCTCGACATCCAATTGAGCGATGGATTATCTTTTGAAATTTTTGAAAAGGTGAAAGTAGAAGCTGATATTATTTTCACAACAGCCTACGATGAATATGCCTTAAAGGCTTTTAAGTTGAACAGTATCGATTACCTCCTAAAACCCATAGATGTCGAAGAACTTTCGCATGCCCTCCAGAAATTCGAAAAAAGACATATTCCAAAACTCATCGATCCAGAGGCTTTAAAGAATTTGATGCAGGAGCAAACTTCAACATCTTCTTTTAAAACAAGGTTTTCAGTCAAAGTAGGAGACCATATTAAAACCTATCCGATAGACGAGATTGCCTGTTTTTATAGCGAATACAAAGCAACTTCCCTCGTTACATTTGAAGGTAAGAGTTATGTTATCGATGATTCTTTGAACACCTTAGAACAGCAATTGCCAACTACCGATTTTTTTAGAATTAATAGAAGCCATTTTATTAATTATAAAGCCATACAAGATCTGGTGAGCTATTCTTCAAGTCGGATCAAAGTCAATCTTAAGGGAGTAAAGGAACCAGCCATAGTGAGTAGGGAGCGTGTCTCTGACTTTAAGAAATGGATCGGATAA
- a CDS encoding DUF2490 domain-containing protein, whose translation MKIYFILIGFFLSYNSLAQVEESKLGAWYMYFYNVNLNESAWGIQGDFQYRHWNTIGDLEQLLLRSGLTYTPKNTTAVFTVGYANITTGTPGESDNTFGENRIYQEALIPQKIAKRFFLTHRFRYEQRWVENQDFRTRLRYNLFLNITLNGTELKKGVFYAAFYNELFMNGERSNGVSDLELFDRNRTYFGLGYALSSSSRIQLGWMRQETNNWTKGQLQFSLHQNLNF comes from the coding sequence ATGAAAATTTATTTTATTTTAATAGGATTTTTCCTATCCTATAACTCCTTAGCCCAAGTTGAAGAATCTAAACTTGGTGCATGGTACATGTATTTTTACAACGTAAATTTGAACGAAAGTGCTTGGGGTATTCAAGGTGACTTTCAATACCGTCATTGGAATACCATTGGTGATCTCGAACAATTATTATTGAGATCTGGGTTGACTTATACACCCAAAAACACCACTGCTGTTTTTACTGTAGGTTATGCTAATATTACAACTGGCACACCAGGTGAAAGCGATAACACCTTCGGCGAAAACAGAATATATCAAGAAGCACTGATACCTCAAAAAATCGCTAAGCGCTTTTTTTTAACGCATCGCTTTAGGTACGAGCAACGGTGGGTAGAAAACCAAGACTTTAGAACACGTTTGCGTTACAATTTATTTTTGAACATTACTTTAAATGGTACAGAATTAAAAAAAGGAGTGTTTTACGCCGCATTTTATAACGAACTGTTTATGAATGGTGAGCGCTCAAATGGTGTATCCGATCTTGAATTATTTGACCGTAACAGGACCTATTTTGGTTTGGGCTATGCCCTAAGTTCTAGTTCCCGTATTCAATTAGGTTGGATGCGTCAAGAAACCAATAATTGGACCAAAGGTCAACTCCAATTTAGTTTACATCAAAACTTAAACTTTTAA
- a CDS encoding carbonic anhydrase family protein: MMKNPLKIIVVTFTFFSLLACNLEKKTNLEESNSEAKTQSEALVEKVLSKQEQDALTPDQVIKSLKEGNVRFTNNDLTKRDHSKQVRNSTLSQFPKAIVLSCVDSRVPVEDVFDRGIGDLFVARVAGNFVNEDILGSMEFACKVSGSKLILVMGHEHCGAIKAAIDDVKLGNITSMLGNIKPAVESIEYAGERTSKNEEFVHMVCESNVKNTIDQIRINSPILKEMEANGEIKIVGSVYDMDNGKVVWLE, translated from the coding sequence ATGATGAAAAACCCTTTAAAAATTATAGTAGTTACATTTACTTTTTTCTCTTTATTAGCCTGCAATCTAGAGAAGAAGACAAATTTGGAAGAATCAAATTCAGAAGCGAAAACCCAATCTGAAGCCCTGGTTGAAAAAGTATTATCCAAGCAAGAGCAAGACGCCTTAACTCCAGACCAGGTCATCAAATCGCTTAAAGAAGGAAATGTTCGTTTTACAAATAATGATCTTACCAAAAGAGACCATTCCAAACAGGTTAGAAATAGCACGCTTTCACAGTTTCCTAAAGCAATAGTGCTATCCTGTGTGGACAGCAGAGTACCTGTTGAAGATGTTTTTGACCGAGGAATTGGCGACCTATTCGTCGCTAGAGTAGCTGGTAACTTTGTGAATGAAGATATCTTGGGTAGCATGGAATTTGCTTGTAAAGTTTCCGGTTCAAAACTTATTTTAGTAATGGGTCACGAACACTGCGGCGCCATAAAAGCAGCCATAGATGATGTGAAATTGGGAAACATAACCTCTATGCTAGGAAATATAAAGCCCGCTGTGGAAAGCATAGAATATGCTGGAGAAAGAACGTCTAAGAATGAAGAATTTGTACATATGGTCTGTGAGAGCAATGTAAAAAATACTATAGACCAAATTAGAATAAACAGTCCTATTCTAAAAGAAATGGAGGCTAACGGAGAAATAAAAATTGTAGGTTCCGTTTATGATATGGATAATGGGAAGGTTGTTTGGTTAGAATAG
- a CDS encoding TlpA family protein disulfide reductase, whose protein sequence is MSCTNHTEDKETYVGGRIVNPNTNYVTLKHNDDIIDTIALDSNNNFGFRFSIDKESVYTFKHHPESQSMYLKPGDSSVLRVNTMAFDESLSFDGDSSEENNFLINMFLLNEEDNDLILSYYRISPDAFTKKTDSLRALRLAKFNTLESKSNFSPYFKNIALSTINYEHYDMRERYAFLIRKYIPVKFKEFPKDYFSYREDVNFNDSDLVSNFSYMRFLDNYLKNYSIEVCEPSNRECFDLNDHKNLKRRLNLVHELFENDYLKTNFFNRLIRREIVFSQTKAQLEETLSIIQKFDRPTLDEEELHQLTAIQSQYLIGSSLKEARFKSTSSDTLSFKSLAQGQPVVLYTWSALSLEAKKSNLKKIDELRDKYPKVKFLSINLDFQNGALWQNALKQLDFKYSTEFQIISDAPFSKYSFFRNYLNKVYVVDQSFTITDNSLNLNDPKLENHILSLLNR, encoded by the coding sequence TTGTCATGTACAAATCACACTGAAGATAAGGAAACTTATGTCGGTGGTAGAATTGTTAACCCAAATACTAATTACGTCACTCTTAAACATAATGATGACATTATTGACACCATTGCTTTAGATTCTAACAATAACTTCGGTTTCAGATTTTCTATAGATAAAGAATCTGTTTATACTTTTAAGCACCATCCAGAAAGTCAATCGATGTATTTGAAGCCCGGAGATAGTTCAGTATTAAGGGTGAATACTATGGCCTTTGACGAATCCTTAAGTTTTGATGGAGACTCTTCAGAAGAAAATAATTTTTTGATCAACATGTTTCTTCTTAATGAAGAGGATAACGATCTAATTCTTTCCTACTATAGAATATCTCCAGACGCTTTTACCAAAAAAACTGACTCTTTGAGGGCATTAAGACTGGCAAAATTCAACACTCTAGAGAGTAAATCGAATTTTAGTCCTTACTTTAAGAATATCGCCTTAAGTACTATTAATTATGAACATTATGATATGCGAGAACGCTACGCATTTCTCATAAGGAAATACATCCCAGTAAAATTTAAAGAATTTCCAAAAGATTATTTTAGCTATCGAGAAGATGTGAATTTTAATGATTCCGATTTAGTTTCCAACTTTAGTTATATGCGATTTTTGGATAACTATCTTAAAAATTATTCTATTGAAGTTTGTGAACCTTCCAACAGAGAGTGCTTCGATTTGAATGACCATAAAAACCTAAAGCGACGGTTGAATTTAGTTCACGAGTTATTTGAAAATGACTATTTGAAAACCAACTTTTTTAATCGACTAATTCGGCGCGAAATTGTTTTTTCTCAAACTAAAGCTCAGCTAGAAGAAACCTTATCCATCATTCAGAAATTTGATCGCCCTACATTAGATGAAGAAGAATTACATCAATTAACAGCTATTCAAAGTCAATATCTAATAGGGAGTAGCTTGAAAGAGGCAAGATTTAAATCCACCAGTTCAGACACTCTAAGTTTTAAATCTCTTGCTCAAGGACAGCCTGTGGTTTTGTATACGTGGTCCGCTTTATCCTTGGAGGCCAAAAAAAGCAATTTGAAAAAAATCGATGAGTTGAGAGATAAATATCCTAAAGTTAAGTTTTTAAGTATAAACTTAGATTTTCAAAACGGAGCTCTTTGGCAAAATGCGTTAAAACAACTCGACTTTAAATATAGCACCGAATTTCAAATTATCTCTGATGCCCCCTTTAGTAAGTATTCTTTTTTTAGAAATTATCTCAATAAAGTATATGTTGTTGATCAATCTTTTACAATTACAGATAATTCTTTGAACCTAAATGATCCTAAGTTAGAGAATCATATCCTGAGTTTATTAAATCGTTAA